The DNA sequence GGCCGGGGAATCGCCCACTCGGTTGCACTGGAAGGCGCGCTGAAGTTCAAGGAGATCTCCTACGAACACGCCGAGGGCTTTGCGGCCTCCGAGCTGAAACACGGGCCGCTCGCGCTCGTCACCGAACAGACGCCAGTCTTCGTGGTCTTCAGCGGCCGCCACGACGAGATGACGCTCAACAACGCGAAGGAGGTGCAGGCCCGCGGCGCGCCCGTCGTCGCGGTCACGAGCCGTACCGACGGCGAGATCGCCGAACTCGCCGACCACGTGCTCTCGATTCCGGAGACGCATCCGGATCTCGCGGGCGTCGCGGCCAACGTCCAGCTCCAACTCGTCGCGTACCACGCGGCGAACCTGCTCGGACGACCCATCGACAAGCCACGGAACCTCGCGAAGTGCGTGACCGTCGAGTGACGGCTGAACGTACCGTCACGCACCCTTGTCGAGCGATGACAGAGGTGCCATCACTCACTCTTGGCGAGTGACAGCCAAGTGTGCCGTCACGCACCGCTGTCGAGTGACGGCTGAACGTGCCGTCATTCACCCCCTATCGAGGGGAAAAATGTCACTGGGTTGCCTGGTATGGTGTGTAGACTCCTCGTTGAGCGCGGTTGTGACGTTCTTTAAAAATGACAAGCGTTCAAAATAAACGTCGTGTTAATGCAGAATAGGCAGTGATTGCCTAAGGACCTCGAAGCAGTAACTGGGTGTATGTTTACGACTTCCGGCCCGAGCGACAACAAGGGGTCGGAGGCTGATAGGACCGCACCCCTCCTCGACGTCCTCGGTGACGACGTTGCGCGGGAAATCCTACGGCTCGGTAACGGCCAGGTGATGACCGTCGAAACCCTCGCCGAGCACTGCAACGTCTCGGAGGCGACGGTCTACCGACGGCTCCGACAGCTCCACGACCTCGGCTTGGTCGAGAAATGCGCACAGTTCGAGGCAGGCGTCGTCACGCAAGGTGCGTACCGGACCACGATGGACAGCCTCGCAATCCGGATGACCGAGAACGGCCTCAGCGTCGAAACCGGCCCGCAGGACGAACTCGCCGAGGCGGTCGAGACCGTCCGCAACGCGATCGACATCGACGCCGTCAACTACGACCCGAAGGCGGACACCGTCCAGATCACCATCCGGCTCGACGGTGACGACCGCCTCAAGGCCTGCCTCGGCCGCTATCTCAAGTAACACGACGAACACGAGAACACGACGAACGCCACGAATACGACGAATACGACAAACATGACGAAGAGACCCCCACAGAAAGCGGACCAGTATCGATACGACAACGGGACCGTCGAGGTCGTCTTCGCGGTCGAAGACGGCCGCGTCCTCACCTTCCGAGAGTATCCCGACACCGACAGCTTCCAAGCCGCCGTCGGCGACGGCGAGTTCGACGGCGTCCATCCGGGCGTCGAGGAACTGCCGGGCGTCGAGGCGTTCCGTGACGACGACCCGGCCGAGGACGGCGAGTTCGCGAACGACAACGAGTGAGCCGCTCGGAGCGAGGGCGGTCACGACCCTCCGAGCGACGACAGGTGCGACACTCCGAACGATAGCGGTCGCTCCCGTCGAGCCGGTCCCCCGCGCGGTTCGGCAGAAACCGTGATAAGGCAGGGGTTCCTTTTTGAAACGAATTGACCGACCTGTTCGTCCCTGCACTGCTGTTCGCCGTCAGCATCCTCGGTCTCTGGCTCGGCGCGGAGTGGCTCGTGAGCGGTGCTGCGGCCATCGCTCGTCGCTTCGGGATCTCGGAACTGGTCATCGGTCTCACGGTCGTCGCCTTCGGGACCGGTCTGCCCGAGGCCGTCGTGACCATCGACGCGGCCATCACGGGTCGCCCGGACATCGCCGTCGGCAACGTCGTCGGGAGCAACATCGTCAACATCGCGGTCGTTCTCGGCGTCGTCGCGATCATCCGCGCCGCACCCGTCTCGCGTTCGCTCGTCCGCCGTGACGGGACCGCGCTCGTCGCGACGACCGTCCTCGCCGTCATCGCCGCGGCCGACGGCAGCTTCTCGCGGCTGGAGGGCGGTCTCCTCCTCACGCTGTGGCTGGGCTATCTCTGGTGGCTCTTCCGCAACCACGGCGGAAGCTCGGCACGCAAACGGGGGCCGAGCGACACCCGCGCACTCGCGCTCGCCGCCGCCAAGCTCGTCGTCGGTCTCGTCGTCGTCGTCGGCAGCGGCGCGGTCCTCGTCGACGCCGCGACGACGCTCGCGCGGAGCTTCGGAATCTCCGAGTGGACCATCGGCGCGACGGTCGTCGCCGTCGGCACGTCGACGCCGGAACTCGTCGTCTCGTTGCTCGCGCTGTACCGCGGCCGTACCGGTCTCTCGCTCGGCAACGTCATCGGGAGTAACATCGTCAACCTCTTCGGCGTCCTCGGCGTCGCCGCCGCCATCCAGCCCATCACGGTCAACCCGGCCGCCTTCAGCGGGATGCTGTGGCTGCTCGCGCTCGTCGGCGTCTTCGTCGTCGCGCTGTGGACCGGCCACCGACTCTCGCGAGTCGAGGGGGGCGCGCTGTTGAGTTCCGAGGTCGTCCGATGGGTGCTCGGCTTCGGGTGACTGGCGTCGGTTCCACGTCGGCTCCCGCCGTTGGCGACGCCGAGTTCGACGGCTACTTCTTACCGTGTGAGAACCGTCTGTGGCCGTTATCGCCGATGCGAGCCAACTGATACTGAGGTGTTTACCATGTCTACGACCACTCGTCGACGCGGAGAGTACAGCCTCCGAACACGGCTCGCGGGAGTCGACAGCAGCTTCGTTGCGGGCGCGTTGTTCTTCGGTTTCGCCGTCGTCGCCATGATGGGAATCATCACCGCCGAGGCGTTCTATCCGGGATACAACGCCGGTGTGCAGGAGATCAGCGACCTCGGTGCGACGCGGCCGCCGGACAGCGTCATCCTCCAGCCCTCGGCGACCATCTTCAACACGACGATGCTCGTTTCGGGGCTGCTCGTGGTCGGTGGGACCTACTTCGTCCACCGGGCGTTCGGTGACCGAGCGATGACCGCGGTTCTCGCGCTCCTCGGTATCGGTCTCCTCGGTGTCGGCGTCTTCGACGGCAGTGAGGCCCCGATGCACGGGCTGGCCGCCATGCTCACGTTCGT is a window from the Halogranum gelatinilyticum genome containing:
- a CDS encoding ArsR/SmtB family transcription factor, translating into MFTTSGPSDNKGSEADRTAPLLDVLGDDVAREILRLGNGQVMTVETLAEHCNVSEATVYRRLRQLHDLGLVEKCAQFEAGVVTQGAYRTTMDSLAIRMTENGLSVETGPQDELAEAVETVRNAIDIDAVNYDPKADTVQITIRLDGDDRLKACLGRYLK
- a CDS encoding calcium/sodium antiporter, whose amino-acid sequence is MTDLFVPALLFAVSILGLWLGAEWLVSGAAAIARRFGISELVIGLTVVAFGTGLPEAVVTIDAAITGRPDIAVGNVVGSNIVNIAVVLGVVAIIRAAPVSRSLVRRDGTALVATTVLAVIAAADGSFSRLEGGLLLTLWLGYLWWLFRNHGGSSARKRGPSDTRALALAAAKLVVGLVVVVGSGAVLVDAATTLARSFGISEWTIGATVVAVGTSTPELVVSLLALYRGRTGLSLGNVIGSNIVNLFGVLGVAAAIQPITVNPAAFSGMLWLLALVGVFVVALWTGHRLSRVEGGALLSSEVVRWVLGFG
- a CDS encoding DUF998 domain-containing protein, translated to MSTTTRRRGEYSLRTRLAGVDSSFVAGALFFGFAVVAMMGIITAEAFYPGYNAGVQEISDLGATRPPDSVILQPSATIFNTTMLVSGLLVVGGTYFVHRAFGDRAMTAVLALLGIGLLGVGVFDGSEAPMHGLAAMLTFVAGGASAIIAARLIRTPFRYVSVAIGAFVLLLIASLIGFGVAGVVHPMAPLGAGGIERYVAYPTLLWFLGFAGYLMAPSAELEPATAEPTSATADGE